Proteins encoded by one window of Pseudorca crassidens isolate mPseCra1 chromosome 3, mPseCra1.hap1, whole genome shotgun sequence:
- the LOC137221804 gene encoding LOW QUALITY PROTEIN: protocadherin gamma-B1-like (The sequence of the model RefSeq protein was modified relative to this genomic sequence to represent the inferred CDS: inserted 1 base in 1 codon), producing MLRSSGKAETMRSQVLLLFLLSLLWRAISQEIQYLISEELAKGSRVGNLAKNLRLSVQELPARKLRISAEEFFSVSAEVTLMPFSSQIPEGSDLGTIIALIEVRDQDSGQNDMVTCYIQEGVPFKLEFTSKNFYKLVIDGALDREQRAEYNVTITATDKGKPPLSYSTSITLHIRDVNDNAPVFHQASYVVHVAENNPPGASIAQVSASDPDLGPNGHVSYSIVASDLEPRALSSYVSVSAQSDVVFAQRAFDHEQLRAFELTLQARDHGSPALSANVSLRVLLGDRNDNAPRVLYPALGPDGSALFDTVPRAAQPGYLVTKVVAVDADSGHNAWLSYHVLQASEPGLFSVGLRTGEVRTARALGDRDAARQRLLVAVRDGGQPPLSATATLLLVFADSLQEALPDLSDHSEPTDPQAELQFYLVVALALISVLFLLAVILAVALHLRRSSSPAAWSCFKPGLSSKSGXEGSPNYSEGTLLYSYNLCVASHSIVRFKL from the coding sequence ATGCTTAGGAGCTCCGGAAAAGCTGAAACAATGAGAAGTCAGGTACTGCTTCTCTTCCTGCTGTCTTTGTTGTGGAGGGCAATCTCCCAGGAGATCCAGTACTTGATTTCAGAGGAGCTGGCCAAGGGCTCAAGGGTGGGGAACCTGGCCAAGAATCTGAGGCTCAGTGTCCAGGAGTTGCCAGCTCGAAAACTGCGGATTAGTGCAGAGGAGTTTTTCAGTGTGAGTGCAGAGGTGACATTAATGCCCTTCTCTAGCCAGATTCCCGAGGGCTCAGACCTTGGAACCATAATAGCCCTCATTGAAGTCCGAGACCAGGATTCTGGGCAAAATGATATGGTGACATGCTATATTCAGGAAGGAGTTCCCTTCAAATTAGAATTCACCTCCAAGAATTTTTACAAGCTAGTGATTGACGGTGCCCTAGACCGAGAGCAGAGGGCAGAGTACAATGTTACCATCACAGCCACCGACAAGGGCAAGCCGCCCCTCTCCTACAGTACAAGCATCACCCTACACATCCGCGATGTCAACGACAACGCTCCAGTTTTCCACCAGGCCTCCTACGTGGTCCACGTGGCAGAAAACAACCCGCCTGGAGCCTCCATCGCCCAAGTTAGCGCTTCAGATCCAGACTTGGGGCCCAACGGCCACGTCTCCTACTCCATCGTGGCCAGCGACCTGGAGCCGCGCGCGCTGTCGTCCTACGTGTCCGTGAGCGCACAGAGCGACGTGGTGTTCGCGCAGCGCGCCTTCGACCACGAGCAGCTGCGCGCCTTCGAGCTGACGCTGCAGGCCCGCGACCACGGCTCGCCCGCACTCAGCGCCAACGTGAGCCTGCGCGTGCTGCTGGGCGACCGCAACGACAACGCGCCCAGGGTGCTGTACCCGGCGCTGGGGCCCGACGGTTCGGCGCTCTTCGACACGGTGCCGCGCGCCGCGCAGCCCGGCTACCTGGTCACCAAGGTGGTGGCGGTGGACGCCGACTCTGGACACAACGCCTGGCTGTCCTACCACGTGCTGCAGGCCAGCGAGCCCGGACTCTTCAGCGTGGGGCTGCGCACGGGCGAGGTGCGCACGGCGCGGGCCCTGGGCGACAGGGACGCGGCCCGCCAGCGCCTGCTGGTTGCTGTGCGCGACGGGGGACAGCCACCCCTCTCGGCCACCGCCACGCTGCTCCTGGTTTTCGCGGACAGCCTGCAGGAGGCGCTGCCGGACCTCAGTGACCACTCTGAGCCCACTGACCCCCAAGCTGAGCTGCAGTTTTACTTGGTGGTGGCCTTGGCCTTGATCTCAGTGCTCTTCCTCCTGGCAGTGATTCTGGCGGTCGCCCTACACCTTCGACGCTCCTCCAGCCCCGCTGCCTGGAGCTGCTT